In one window of Amblyomma americanum isolate KBUSLIRL-KWMA chromosome 9, ASM5285725v1, whole genome shotgun sequence DNA:
- the LOC144105654 gene encoding telomerase reverse transcriptase-like: MQNNRDEHRSSANEAAPESSALVESAGVATKVPDVFTYLYGDRASTLTETLKLLGLSRVRTEACLRLRGLTDRFIVVPRSCPIAEPGHSLSKEGIEVVDYDGFRSAITTLMQQKCRGDVFSASWYRHGCFGSLLFERATFRELYAVLGPHCSHALLLRYCIFERAEGNTFVQWTGTPASDLKVMMSRSVEQAGPAKSSSTTSAGTDCAGPSRSADRAAATNTAAAVSSSSADDARCLNSGRKGPAGVCFSRLRALKAKKTRRVVQKALPAVQKKEDVHKFNARSMLYVSDQKKVENRFLLGNPSNLESAKRLADKLFASQDCPTEVRYNVSLLRALRQLLKNHRSCRYRRLLAEHCSCGTPEDNGRAADVACYHDDYDGDLLLLTPLSDLVRDHVRVRAVSGFLHAALRKLIPVELFGSKTNWRKVVGRAASVAKMKKGEVINTGAFAAELDSSHVPWLQGQGGSGGNKRLHWLRLVVSWCTKLAAAVVSIHFYITDSRKGKRQLLFYRRHVWNALVQVWASGEDILQRSDTRDGPPRMEGVGRLLPKDEAGGIRLLVSAPVPKATEPRFRSLKVFLDSVRDNGGVDNLYSLWKAFVADWRARGKPDVFFVKADIENCFHCVDHEVALEVAGRAFDRTEREARIVACTVVKLNRYGRGVRQWRQLFAKDIASMTYAPKSLRQPPGRSCVPKAKILVAKKCLLPNAKELKQLLRDYLTKFQVRLYGRAFRLRKGVLQGGLLSADIAEVYITAMLRRHLASYGNAPGELLVRATDDFLYVTSDQERARGFRDKFSAGFPDFGLFANASKVQTNIEAKDSDGIRVLTSDRADFCGYIFDMTTMEVFREPVASVPVDWLVAKPECRPGEALKSYLMPWHLPVCPLALDPDINSWDCVVTGLLDLFVSLADRFFCSVNAMRYVDDRYVTEIVLGILDNFLVRAFRWASSEGVELSLRAEELRFLFLFVFAKKADRKARTVGKCLLERLNGVRKKLALVGDLRSLSACVDLVLF; this comes from the exons ATGCAAAATAACAGAGATGAACACAGAAGCAGCGCCAATGAAGCTGCTCCTGAATCGTCGGCACTCGTTGAGAG TGCTGGGGTCGCCACCAAGGTTCCTGACGTCTTCACGTACCTGTACGGCGACCGAGCGTCGACACTGACGGAAACACTAAAGCTCCTGGGCTTGTCCCGCGTACGGACCGAGGCCTGCCTCCGACTCCGCGGACTCACCGATCGCTTCATCGTCGTGCCCCGAAGCTGCCCGATCGCGGAACCTGGGCACTCACTGTCCAAGGAAGGCATTGAGGTCGTCGACTACGACGGCTTCCGCTCTGCCATTACGACTCTGATGCAGCAAAAATGCCGCGGTGATGTGTTTTCGGCCTCCTGGTACCGCCATGGCTGCTTCGGAAGCCTCCTCTTCGAGAGGGCCACCTTCCGTGAACTCTACGCAGTACTAGGACCCCACTGTTCCCACGCTTTACTTCTTCGGTACTGCATCTTCGAACGAGCCGAAGGGAACACGTTCGTTCAGTGGACGGGAACGCCTGCGTCCGATCTCAAGGTCATGATGTCGAGGAGCGTTGAGCAAGCGGGCCCCGCGAAGTCTTCTTCGACCACGTCCGCAGGCACCGATTGTGCTGGGCCTTCAAGGAGCGCTGATCGGGCTGCCGCCACTAATACTGCTGCGGCCGTATCTTCAAGTTCTGCCGACGACGCTAGATGTCTAAACAGCGGCCGTAAAGGACCAGCTGGGGTATGCTTTTCCCGCCTCAGAGCTCTTAAGGCGAAGAAGACTCGACGCGTTGTCCAGAAAGCACTTCCCGCAGTTCAAAAGAAAGAAGACGTCCACAAGTTCAACGCAAGGTCAATGCTGTACGTGTCGGACCAAAAGAAAGTTGAGAACCGTTTTCTCCTGGGAAACCCTTCCAACCTGGAAAGCGCCAAAAGGCTGGCGGACAAACTCTTCGCGTCCCAGGACTGCCCCACTGAAGTTCGTTACAACGTCTCGCTGCTGCGCGCCCTGAGACAGCTGCTGAAGAATCACAGGTCATGTAGGTATCGCAGACTTCTGGCGGAACACTGCAGCTGCGGCACTCCAGAAGACAATGGCAGAGCTGCTGACGTTGCCTGCTACCACGACGACTACGATGGCGACCTCTTGCTGCTGACTCCGCTGTCGGATCTGGTAAGAGACCATGTGCGCGTGCGGGCTGTGTCCGGGTTTCTGCATGCCGCGCTTCGGAAGTTGATACCGGTCGAGTTGTTCGGCTCGAAGACCAACTGGAGGAAAGTGGTGGGCCGCGCGGCATCCGTGGCCAAGATGAAGAAGGGAGAGGTCATCAACACTGGCGCGTTCGCGGCTGAACTCGATTCCAGCCACGTTCCGTGGCTACAGGGACAGGGCGGCTCAGGGGGCAACAAGAGACTACACTGGCTCCGCCTGGTGGTGTCCTGGTGCACGAAGCTGGCGGCGGCCGTGGTTTCTATTCACTTCTACATCACGGATTCGCGCAAGGGCAAGCGGCAGCTTCTTTTCTACAGGAGGCACGTCTGGAATGCTCTCGTCCAG GTTTGGGCCTCCGGTGAAGACATTCTGCAGCGCTCCGACACACGTGACGGGCCGCCTAGGATGGAAGGCGTAGGACGCCTGCTTCCCAAGGACGAGGCCGGAGGTATCCGGCTGCTAGTTTCCGCGCCCGTTCCCAAGGCCACCGAACCAAGGTTCCGCAGCCTCAAGGTGTTTCTGGACTCCGTCAGGGACAATGGAGGCGTGGACAACCTCTATTCTCTCTGGAAGGCGTTCGTGGCAGACTGGAGAGCTCGCGGCAAGCCAGACGTCTTCTTCGTCAAGGCGGACATCGAGAACTGTTTCCACTGCGTTGACCACGAG GTAGCGCTTGAAGTGGCAGGCCGAGCGTTCGACCGTACCGAACGGGAAGCCAGGATAGTGGCTTGCACAGTGGTCAAGCTCAACAGATACGGCCGAGGGGTCAGGCAATGGCGTCAACTGTTCGCAAAAGACATCGCGTCCATGACGTACGCCCCGAAAAGCCTCCGGCAGCCTCCGGGGCGCAGTTGTGTCCCCAAGGCGAAGATTCTAGTCGCCAAGAAATGCCTCCTGCCGAACGCGAAAGAACTGAAGCAGTTACTGCGGGACTACCTCACCAAGTTCCAAGTGCGGCTCTATGGGAGGGCGTTCCGGCTGAGGAAGGGGGTGCTTCAGGGTGGCCTGCTGTCCGCAGACATTGCGGAGGTCTACATAACGGCAATGCTGAGACGACATTTGGCGTCCTACGGTAACGCGCCTGGAGAGCTCCTTGTTCGTGCCACAGACGACTTCCTTTACGTCACTTCCGACCAGGAACGCGCCCGCGGGTTCCGGGACAAGTTCTCGGCTGGCTTTCCGGACTTTGGGCTCTTTGCCAACGCATCCAAAGTGCAAACGAACATAGAAGCGAAAGACAGTGACGGTATCCGCGTTTTGACCTCCGATCGGGCTGACTTTTGCGGCTACATCTTCGACATGACGACGATGGAGGTGTTTCGGGAGCCGGTGGCATCAGTCCCGGTTGATTGGCTGGTGGCCAAGCCGGAGTGTAGGCCAGGGGAAGCCTTGAAGAGTTACTTGATGCCTTGGCACCTCCCTGTTTGTCCGCTAGCTCTGGATCCCGATATCAACTCGTGGGACTGTGTGGTCACTGGTCTTCTGGACTTGTTCGTCTCACTGGCTGATCGCTTCTTTTGCTCCGTGAACGCCATGCGTTACGTAGACGACCGTTACGTGACGGAGATCGTGCTCGGAATCTTGGACAACTTCTTGGTGAGGGCATTCCGCTGGGCCTCCAGTGAAGGCGTCGAGCTTTCGCTTCGCGCTGAAGAGTTGAGGTTTCTCTTCTTATTCGTCTTTGCTAAGAAGGCAGACCGCAAAGCTAGGACTGTGGGCAAATGTCTTTTGGAAAGGTTAAACGGCGTCCGCAAGAAGTTGGCGTTAGTCGGCGATCTGCGATCATTGTCTGCATGCGTCGACTTGGTTTTGTTTTAA